Proteins co-encoded in one Erinaceus europaeus chromosome 2, mEriEur2.1, whole genome shotgun sequence genomic window:
- the SLC22A31 gene encoding putative solute carrier family 22 member 31 isoform X1, protein MEREAQVLRAAGGFGRARRLLAAASWLPCLALGLALGSEPLLTALPAHHCRPDPSLLPPALRSLRGPALLDASLPRLRAGARSPCLLLRYPEPGARARPNGTRPCTRGWFYELPAAGLWSSPVTQNNRAQVDRTVAGQPGRGELKPKWDLVCEDGWKVPLEQTSHLLGWLLGCIVLGTCCDWFGRRAVFVGTLLLATGLGACEALAASFPALLVLRLLHGGALAGVFLALYVARLELCDPPHRLVFTMGAGLFLVAGNLLLPGLALLAQDWRLLQGLSALAMGLLLLFWGFSTLFPESPRWLLATGQLTRARKILWHFAEASGLDPEESSEEEGSLATELDMLSMGSPQSQYHSILELRHTCVAWKNGLILGFSSLIGGGIRASFLRTLAPREAFYLPYFLSAGLEATAIVLLLLTTDHCGRRTILLLGTLAMGLASLLLLAGTHYLPHWIALALSVLGLLASQVVSALSCLFAAEVFPTVIRGAGLGLVLGAGFLGQAATPMANMHSRQSFFLQHMLFAAFTLLALLCVLLLPESRGRALPQSLPDADRLCRSPLLRSHPHSDNLPLLPPTPQAVHLP, encoded by the exons ATGGAGCGGGAAGCCCAGGTGCTGCGCGCGGCGGGCGGCTTTGGCCGGGCCCGACGCTTGCTGGCGGCCGCCTCGTGGCTGCCGTGCTTGGCGTTGGGGCTGGCGCTAGGCTCCGAGCCGCTGCTCACCGCGCTGCCCGCGCACCACTGCCGGCCGGACCCCTCGCTGCTGCCGCCCGCGCTGCGCAGCCTGCGCGGACCCGCGCTGCTGGACGCCAGCCTCCCGCGCCTGCGAGCCGGCGCCCGAAGCCCCTGCCTGCTGCTGCGCTACCCTGAACCCGGGGCCCGCGCGCGCCCCAATGGCACGCGGCCCTGCACTCGCGGCTGGTTCTACGAGCTGCCCGCCGCCGGCCTGTGGAGCAGTCCTGTCACCCAG AACAACCGTGCTCAGGTAGACAGGACGGTAGCTGGGCAGCCTGGGAGAGGAGAATTGAAGCCAAAG TGGGACCTTGTGTGTGAGGATGGCTGGAAGGTGCCCCTGGAGCAGAcaagccacctcctgggctggctACTGGGTTGTATAGTCCTGGGCACATGCTGTGACTG GTTTGGTCGCCGGGCTGTGTTTGTGGGCACCCTATTGCTGGCCACAGGCCTGGGGGCCTGTGAGGCCCTGGCTGCCAGCTTCCCTGCCCTGCTGGTCTTGCGGCTGCTTCATGGGGGAGCCTTGGCAGGGGTCTTCCTTGCACTCTATGTAGCTC GTCTGGAGCTGTGCGATCCCCCACACCGCCTGGTTTTCACCATGGGTGCTGGCCTCTTCCTAGTGGCGGGCAACCTGTTGCTGCCTGGCCTGGCATTGCTGGCACAGGACTGGCGCCTCCTGCAGGGGTTAAGTGCCCTGGCCATGGGACTCTTGCTGCTCTTTTGGGG gtTCTCAACTCTGTTCCCTGAGTCTCCTCGATGGCTGCTGGCCACAGGACAGCTGACCCGAGCCAGGAAGATCCTGTGGCATTTTGCAGAAGCCAGTGGCTTAGACCCTGAGGAGAGCTCAGAAGAGGAGGGCTCTCTGGCCACAG AGCTGGACATGCTGTCTATggggagcccccagtcccagtaCCACTCCATCCTTGAGCTGCGCCACACCTGCGTTgcttggaaaaatggcctcatcCTGGGCTTCAGTTc GCTGATTGGTGGGGGCATCCGAGCCAGTTTCCTGCGCACCCTGGCCCCAAGGGAGGCCTTCTATCTGCCCTACTTTCTATCTGCTGGTCTGGAGGCCACAGCCATTGTCCTGTTGCTGCTGACAACTGACCACTGTGGGCGCCGAACCATCCTGCTGCTGGGAACCCTCGCCATGGGCTTGGCCTCCCTGTTGCTTCTTGCTGGGACCCACT ACCTGCCGCATTGGATAGCACTGGCCCTCTCTGTTCTGGGGCTCCTGGCCTCCCAAGTGGTGTCGGCACTCAGTTGCCTCTTTGCTGCCGAGGTCTTCCCCACAGTGATCAG gggggctgggctgggccttgtgctgggtgctgggttctTGGGCCAGGCAGCCACACCCATGGCCAACATGCATAGCCGGCAAAGCTTCTTCCTGCAGCACATGCTGTTTGCTGCCTTCACGTTGCTGGCGCTACTCTGTGTCCTGCTGCTGCCCGAGAGCCGTGGCCGTGCGTTGCCCCAGTCACTGCCAGATGCCGACCGCCTCTGCCGCTCCCCACTCCTGCGAAGCCACCCTCACTCTGATAACCTGCCTCTTCTGCCGCCAACCCCCCAAGCTGTGCACCTCCCATAG
- the SLC22A31 gene encoding putative solute carrier family 22 member 31 isoform X2: protein MEREAQVLRAAGGFGRARRLLAAASWLPCLALGLALGSEPLLTALPAHHCRPDPSLLPPALRSLRGPALLDASLPRLRAGARSPCLLLRYPEPGARARPNGTRPCTRGWFYELPAAGLWSSPVTQWDLVCEDGWKVPLEQTSHLLGWLLGCIVLGTCCDWFGRRAVFVGTLLLATGLGACEALAASFPALLVLRLLHGGALAGVFLALYVARLELCDPPHRLVFTMGAGLFLVAGNLLLPGLALLAQDWRLLQGLSALAMGLLLLFWGFSTLFPESPRWLLATGQLTRARKILWHFAEASGLDPEESSEEEGSLATELDMLSMGSPQSQYHSILELRHTCVAWKNGLILGFSSLIGGGIRASFLRTLAPREAFYLPYFLSAGLEATAIVLLLLTTDHCGRRTILLLGTLAMGLASLLLLAGTHYLPHWIALALSVLGLLASQVVSALSCLFAAEVFPTVIRGAGLGLVLGAGFLGQAATPMANMHSRQSFFLQHMLFAAFTLLALLCVLLLPESRGRALPQSLPDADRLCRSPLLRSHPHSDNLPLLPPTPQAVHLP, encoded by the exons ATGGAGCGGGAAGCCCAGGTGCTGCGCGCGGCGGGCGGCTTTGGCCGGGCCCGACGCTTGCTGGCGGCCGCCTCGTGGCTGCCGTGCTTGGCGTTGGGGCTGGCGCTAGGCTCCGAGCCGCTGCTCACCGCGCTGCCCGCGCACCACTGCCGGCCGGACCCCTCGCTGCTGCCGCCCGCGCTGCGCAGCCTGCGCGGACCCGCGCTGCTGGACGCCAGCCTCCCGCGCCTGCGAGCCGGCGCCCGAAGCCCCTGCCTGCTGCTGCGCTACCCTGAACCCGGGGCCCGCGCGCGCCCCAATGGCACGCGGCCCTGCACTCGCGGCTGGTTCTACGAGCTGCCCGCCGCCGGCCTGTGGAGCAGTCCTGTCACCCAG TGGGACCTTGTGTGTGAGGATGGCTGGAAGGTGCCCCTGGAGCAGAcaagccacctcctgggctggctACTGGGTTGTATAGTCCTGGGCACATGCTGTGACTG GTTTGGTCGCCGGGCTGTGTTTGTGGGCACCCTATTGCTGGCCACAGGCCTGGGGGCCTGTGAGGCCCTGGCTGCCAGCTTCCCTGCCCTGCTGGTCTTGCGGCTGCTTCATGGGGGAGCCTTGGCAGGGGTCTTCCTTGCACTCTATGTAGCTC GTCTGGAGCTGTGCGATCCCCCACACCGCCTGGTTTTCACCATGGGTGCTGGCCTCTTCCTAGTGGCGGGCAACCTGTTGCTGCCTGGCCTGGCATTGCTGGCACAGGACTGGCGCCTCCTGCAGGGGTTAAGTGCCCTGGCCATGGGACTCTTGCTGCTCTTTTGGGG gtTCTCAACTCTGTTCCCTGAGTCTCCTCGATGGCTGCTGGCCACAGGACAGCTGACCCGAGCCAGGAAGATCCTGTGGCATTTTGCAGAAGCCAGTGGCTTAGACCCTGAGGAGAGCTCAGAAGAGGAGGGCTCTCTGGCCACAG AGCTGGACATGCTGTCTATggggagcccccagtcccagtaCCACTCCATCCTTGAGCTGCGCCACACCTGCGTTgcttggaaaaatggcctcatcCTGGGCTTCAGTTc GCTGATTGGTGGGGGCATCCGAGCCAGTTTCCTGCGCACCCTGGCCCCAAGGGAGGCCTTCTATCTGCCCTACTTTCTATCTGCTGGTCTGGAGGCCACAGCCATTGTCCTGTTGCTGCTGACAACTGACCACTGTGGGCGCCGAACCATCCTGCTGCTGGGAACCCTCGCCATGGGCTTGGCCTCCCTGTTGCTTCTTGCTGGGACCCACT ACCTGCCGCATTGGATAGCACTGGCCCTCTCTGTTCTGGGGCTCCTGGCCTCCCAAGTGGTGTCGGCACTCAGTTGCCTCTTTGCTGCCGAGGTCTTCCCCACAGTGATCAG gggggctgggctgggccttgtgctgggtgctgggttctTGGGCCAGGCAGCCACACCCATGGCCAACATGCATAGCCGGCAAAGCTTCTTCCTGCAGCACATGCTGTTTGCTGCCTTCACGTTGCTGGCGCTACTCTGTGTCCTGCTGCTGCCCGAGAGCCGTGGCCGTGCGTTGCCCCAGTCACTGCCAGATGCCGACCGCCTCTGCCGCTCCCCACTCCTGCGAAGCCACCCTCACTCTGATAACCTGCCTCTTCTGCCGCCAACCCCCCAAGCTGTGCACCTCCCATAG
- the CDH15 gene encoding cadherin-15 isoform X2, which yields MDAVLFLTLGLLAQSLGLSAGVSRLKRPSTLYPWRQPPALGRVRRAWVIPPISVSENHKRLPYPLVQIKSDKQQLGSVLYSIQGPGVDEEPRGVFSIDKFTGKVFLNAMLDREQTDRFRLRAFALDLGGSTLEEPTDLEIVVVDQNDNRPVFRQEVFTGSVLEGAPPGTYVTKAEATDADDPETDNAALRYSILEQGGPQLFSIDEHLGEIRTVQVGLDREVVAVYNLTLQVADMSGDGLTATASAIITLEDINDNAPGFTRDEPLDYETRKHYQLTVAVHNEAPLQAATPRAIRGQARVSVRVQDVNEPPVFHENPLRTSVAEGAAPGTSVTTVFARDPDTQQPQRLSYSKDYDPEDWLQVDRDTGRIQTQRVLSPESPFLKDGWYRAIILVQDDASPPSTATGTLSIEILEVNDHAPELTLRSGSLCSKPDQGSGLLLSATDEDLPPHGAPFHFQLSPRVPELAQNWSLSRINVSHARLRLRHQVQEGLHRLSLLLGDSGQPPLQREQPLNVTVCRCDRDGACLPGAAALRAGGAGLSLEALLIVLASGLLLMLLALLVAFLARFRRQPWDKGLLHGLQDDLRDNILNYDEQGGGEEDQDAFDMEQLRHSAELRVRPGRPPLRRDAPSGHVRPQPPRALPTSPADIADFISDGLEAADSDPSVPPYDTALIYDYEGDGSVAGTLSSILSSLGDEDQDYSCLRDWGPRFTRLADLYGPP from the exons CTTCCTTACCCTCTGGTGCAG ATCAAGTCTGACAAGCAGCAGCTCGGCAGCGTCCTCTACAGCatccaggggccaggtgtggATGAGGAGCCACGAGGTGTGTTCTCCATCGACAAGTTCACGGGGAAGGTGTTCCTGAATGCCATGCTGGACCGGGAGCAGACTGATCGCTTCAGG CTGAGGGCCTTTGCACTGGACTTGGGAGGTTCCACCTTGGAAGAGCCCACAGACCTAGAGATCGTGGTTGTGGACCAGAATGACAACCGCCCAGTCTTCCGGCAGGAGGTGTTCACAGGGAGTGTGCTGGAGGGTGCTCCGCCAG GCACCTATGTGACCAAGGCAGAGGCCACAGATGCTGATGACCCAGAGACAGACAACGCGGCACTGCGCTACTCCATCCTAGAGCAAGGGGGCCCCCAGCTCTTCAGCATTGATGAGCACCTGGGAGAGATCCGCACCGTGCAAGTGGGCCTAGACCGTGAG GTGGTTGCTGTGTACAACCTGACCCTGCAGGTGGCAGACATGTCTGGAGATGGTCTCACTGCCACTGCCTCAGCCATCATCACCCTGGAGGACATCAATGACAATGCCCCAGGCTTCACCAGGGATGAG CCCCTGGACTACGAGACCCGGAAGCACTACCAGCTGACAGTGGCTGTGCACAATGAGGCCCCGCTGCAGGCAGCCACCCCTAGGGCCATTCGGGGCCAGGCTAGGGTCAGTGTGCGGGTGCAGGACGTGAATGAGCCACCTGTGTTCCATGAGAACCCTCTGCGGACCAGTGTGGCAGAGGGGGCAGCCCCAGGAACATCAGTGACCACCGTCTTTGCCCGAGACCCTGACACACAgcaacctcagaggctcag CTACTCCAAAGACTACGACCCTGAAGACTGGCTGCAGGTGGACAGAGACACTGGCCGGATCCAGACTCAGCGGGTGCTCAGTCCAGAGTCCCCCTTCCTCAAGGATGGCTGGTACAGGGCCATCATCCTGGTCCAAGATGATG CCTCCCCACCCAGCACGGCCACGGGGACCCTGTCCATTGAAATCTTGGAGGTCAATGACCATGCCCCTGAACTGACCCTGAGGTCCGGCAGCCTGTGCAGCAAGCCAGACCAAGGATCTGGACTTCTCTTGAGCGCCACGGATGAAGACCTGCCCCCACATGGGGCCCCCTTCCACTTCCAGCTGAGCCCCAGAGTCCCAGAGCTGGCCCAGAACTGGAGCCTCAGCCGGATTAATG TGAGTCACGCGCGCCTGCGGCTGCGCCACCAAGTGCAGGAGGGTCTGCACCGCCTCAGCCTGCTGCTCGGGGACTCGGGGCAACCACCCCTGCAGCGCGAGCAGCCCCTGAACGTGACCGTCTGCCGCTGCGACCGAGACGGCGCCTGCCTGCCTGGGGCCGCCGCGCTGCGAGCAGGGGGCGCGGGGCTCAGTCTGGAAGCCCTGCTCATAGTACTGGCCAGCGGCCTGCTACTGATGC TGCTCGCCCTGCTCGTGGCCTTCCTGGCACGGTTCCGCCGGCAGCCGTGGGACAAGGGACTTCTGCACGGGTTGCAGGACGACCTCCGGGACAACATCCTCAACTACGATGAGcaggggggcggggaggaggaCCAG GACGCCTTCGACATGGAGCAGCTGCGCCACTCAGCCGAGCTCAGGGTCCGCCCAGGGCGGCCTCCACTGCGCCGAGATGCTCCATCAGGCCACGTGCGGCCCCAGCCTCCCCGAGCGCTGCCCACCAGCCCAGCTGATATTGCGGACTTCATCAGTGAT ggcttggagGCTGCAGACAGTGACCCCAGTGTCCCCCCCTATGACACTGCCCTCATCTATGACTATGAAGGAGATGGCTCTGTGGCTGGGACACTGAGTTCCATCCTTTCCAGCCTGGGAGACGAAGACCAAGACTACAGCTGCCTCCGGGACTGGGGCCCCCGCTTTACACGGCTGGCAGACTTGTATGGACCCCCATGA
- the CDH15 gene encoding cadherin-15 isoform X1, giving the protein MDAVLFLTLGLLAQSLGLSAGVSRLKRPSTLYPWRQPPALGRVRRAWVIPPISVSENHKRLPYPLVQIKSDKQQLGSVLYSIQGPGVDEEPRGVFSIDKFTGKVFLNAMLDREQTDRFRLRAFALDLGGSTLEEPTDLEIVVVDQNDNRPVFRQEVFTGSVLEGAPPGTYVTKAEATDADDPETDNAALRYSILEQGGPQLFSIDEHLGEIRTVQVGLDREVVAVYNLTLQVADMSGDGLTATASAIITLEDINDNAPGFTRDEFSLQATEAIGGLDVGRLEVEDRDLPGSPNWVARFTILEGDPNEQFAVRTDPKTNEGVLTVVKPLDYETRKHYQLTVAVHNEAPLQAATPRAIRGQARVSVRVQDVNEPPVFHENPLRTSVAEGAAPGTSVTTVFARDPDTQQPQRLSYSKDYDPEDWLQVDRDTGRIQTQRVLSPESPFLKDGWYRAIILVQDDASPPSTATGTLSIEILEVNDHAPELTLRSGSLCSKPDQGSGLLLSATDEDLPPHGAPFHFQLSPRVPELAQNWSLSRINVSHARLRLRHQVQEGLHRLSLLLGDSGQPPLQREQPLNVTVCRCDRDGACLPGAAALRAGGAGLSLEALLIVLASGLLLMLLALLVAFLARFRRQPWDKGLLHGLQDDLRDNILNYDEQGGGEEDQDAFDMEQLRHSAELRVRPGRPPLRRDAPSGHVRPQPPRALPTSPADIADFISDGLEAADSDPSVPPYDTALIYDYEGDGSVAGTLSSILSSLGDEDQDYSCLRDWGPRFTRLADLYGPP; this is encoded by the exons CTTCCTTACCCTCTGGTGCAG ATCAAGTCTGACAAGCAGCAGCTCGGCAGCGTCCTCTACAGCatccaggggccaggtgtggATGAGGAGCCACGAGGTGTGTTCTCCATCGACAAGTTCACGGGGAAGGTGTTCCTGAATGCCATGCTGGACCGGGAGCAGACTGATCGCTTCAGG CTGAGGGCCTTTGCACTGGACTTGGGAGGTTCCACCTTGGAAGAGCCCACAGACCTAGAGATCGTGGTTGTGGACCAGAATGACAACCGCCCAGTCTTCCGGCAGGAGGTGTTCACAGGGAGTGTGCTGGAGGGTGCTCCGCCAG GCACCTATGTGACCAAGGCAGAGGCCACAGATGCTGATGACCCAGAGACAGACAACGCGGCACTGCGCTACTCCATCCTAGAGCAAGGGGGCCCCCAGCTCTTCAGCATTGATGAGCACCTGGGAGAGATCCGCACCGTGCAAGTGGGCCTAGACCGTGAG GTGGTTGCTGTGTACAACCTGACCCTGCAGGTGGCAGACATGTCTGGAGATGGTCTCACTGCCACTGCCTCAGCCATCATCACCCTGGAGGACATCAATGACAATGCCCCAGGCTTCACCAGGGATGAG TTCTCCCTGCAGGCCACAGAGGCTATCGGCGGCTTGGACGTGGGGCGGCTTGAGGTGGAAGACAGGGATTTACCAGGGTCCCCCAACTGGGTGGCTAGGTTCACCATCTTGGAGGGTGACCCCAATGAGCAGTTTGCTGTCCGCACAGACCCCAAGACCAACGAGGGCGTGCTGACAGTGGTCAAG CCCCTGGACTACGAGACCCGGAAGCACTACCAGCTGACAGTGGCTGTGCACAATGAGGCCCCGCTGCAGGCAGCCACCCCTAGGGCCATTCGGGGCCAGGCTAGGGTCAGTGTGCGGGTGCAGGACGTGAATGAGCCACCTGTGTTCCATGAGAACCCTCTGCGGACCAGTGTGGCAGAGGGGGCAGCCCCAGGAACATCAGTGACCACCGTCTTTGCCCGAGACCCTGACACACAgcaacctcagaggctcag CTACTCCAAAGACTACGACCCTGAAGACTGGCTGCAGGTGGACAGAGACACTGGCCGGATCCAGACTCAGCGGGTGCTCAGTCCAGAGTCCCCCTTCCTCAAGGATGGCTGGTACAGGGCCATCATCCTGGTCCAAGATGATG CCTCCCCACCCAGCACGGCCACGGGGACCCTGTCCATTGAAATCTTGGAGGTCAATGACCATGCCCCTGAACTGACCCTGAGGTCCGGCAGCCTGTGCAGCAAGCCAGACCAAGGATCTGGACTTCTCTTGAGCGCCACGGATGAAGACCTGCCCCCACATGGGGCCCCCTTCCACTTCCAGCTGAGCCCCAGAGTCCCAGAGCTGGCCCAGAACTGGAGCCTCAGCCGGATTAATG TGAGTCACGCGCGCCTGCGGCTGCGCCACCAAGTGCAGGAGGGTCTGCACCGCCTCAGCCTGCTGCTCGGGGACTCGGGGCAACCACCCCTGCAGCGCGAGCAGCCCCTGAACGTGACCGTCTGCCGCTGCGACCGAGACGGCGCCTGCCTGCCTGGGGCCGCCGCGCTGCGAGCAGGGGGCGCGGGGCTCAGTCTGGAAGCCCTGCTCATAGTACTGGCCAGCGGCCTGCTACTGATGC TGCTCGCCCTGCTCGTGGCCTTCCTGGCACGGTTCCGCCGGCAGCCGTGGGACAAGGGACTTCTGCACGGGTTGCAGGACGACCTCCGGGACAACATCCTCAACTACGATGAGcaggggggcggggaggaggaCCAG GACGCCTTCGACATGGAGCAGCTGCGCCACTCAGCCGAGCTCAGGGTCCGCCCAGGGCGGCCTCCACTGCGCCGAGATGCTCCATCAGGCCACGTGCGGCCCCAGCCTCCCCGAGCGCTGCCCACCAGCCCAGCTGATATTGCGGACTTCATCAGTGAT ggcttggagGCTGCAGACAGTGACCCCAGTGTCCCCCCCTATGACACTGCCCTCATCTATGACTATGAAGGAGATGGCTCTGTGGCTGGGACACTGAGTTCCATCCTTTCCAGCCTGGGAGACGAAGACCAAGACTACAGCTGCCTCCGGGACTGGGGCCCCCGCTTTACACGGCTGGCAGACTTGTATGGACCCCCATGA
- the CDH15 gene encoding cadherin-15 isoform X3, which produces MDAVLFLTLGLLAQSLGLSAGVSRLKRPSTLYPWRQPPALGRVRRAWVIPPISVSENHKRLPYPLVQIKSDKQQLGSVLYSIQGPGVDEEPRGVFSIDKFTGKVFLNAMLDREQTDRFRLRAFALDLGGSTLEEPTDLEIVVVDQNDNRPVFRQEVFTGSVLEGAPPGTYVTKAEATDADDPETDNAALRYSILEQGGPQLFSIDEHLGEIRTVQVGLDREVVAVYNLTLQVADMSGDGLTATASAIITLEDINDNAPGFTRDEFSLQATEAIGGLDVGRLEVEDRDLPGSPNWVARFTILEGDPNEQFAVRTDPKTNEGVLTVVKPLDYETRKHYQLTVAVHNEAPLQAATPRAIRGQARVSVRVQDVNEPPVFHENPLRTSVAEGAAPGTSVTTVFARDPDTQQPQRLSYSKDYDPEDWLQVDRDTGRIQTQRVLSPESPFLKDGWYRAIILVQDDASPPSTATGTLSIEILEVNDHAPELTLRSGSLCSKPDQGSGLLLSATDEDLPPHGAPFHFQLSPRVPELAQNWSLSRINVSHARLRLRHQVQEGLHRLSLLLGDSGQPPLQREQPLNVTVCRCDRDGACLPGAAALRAGGAGLSLEALLIVLASGLLLMRRLRHGAAAPLSRAQGPPRAASTAPRCSIRPRAAPASPSAAHQPS; this is translated from the exons CTTCCTTACCCTCTGGTGCAG ATCAAGTCTGACAAGCAGCAGCTCGGCAGCGTCCTCTACAGCatccaggggccaggtgtggATGAGGAGCCACGAGGTGTGTTCTCCATCGACAAGTTCACGGGGAAGGTGTTCCTGAATGCCATGCTGGACCGGGAGCAGACTGATCGCTTCAGG CTGAGGGCCTTTGCACTGGACTTGGGAGGTTCCACCTTGGAAGAGCCCACAGACCTAGAGATCGTGGTTGTGGACCAGAATGACAACCGCCCAGTCTTCCGGCAGGAGGTGTTCACAGGGAGTGTGCTGGAGGGTGCTCCGCCAG GCACCTATGTGACCAAGGCAGAGGCCACAGATGCTGATGACCCAGAGACAGACAACGCGGCACTGCGCTACTCCATCCTAGAGCAAGGGGGCCCCCAGCTCTTCAGCATTGATGAGCACCTGGGAGAGATCCGCACCGTGCAAGTGGGCCTAGACCGTGAG GTGGTTGCTGTGTACAACCTGACCCTGCAGGTGGCAGACATGTCTGGAGATGGTCTCACTGCCACTGCCTCAGCCATCATCACCCTGGAGGACATCAATGACAATGCCCCAGGCTTCACCAGGGATGAG TTCTCCCTGCAGGCCACAGAGGCTATCGGCGGCTTGGACGTGGGGCGGCTTGAGGTGGAAGACAGGGATTTACCAGGGTCCCCCAACTGGGTGGCTAGGTTCACCATCTTGGAGGGTGACCCCAATGAGCAGTTTGCTGTCCGCACAGACCCCAAGACCAACGAGGGCGTGCTGACAGTGGTCAAG CCCCTGGACTACGAGACCCGGAAGCACTACCAGCTGACAGTGGCTGTGCACAATGAGGCCCCGCTGCAGGCAGCCACCCCTAGGGCCATTCGGGGCCAGGCTAGGGTCAGTGTGCGGGTGCAGGACGTGAATGAGCCACCTGTGTTCCATGAGAACCCTCTGCGGACCAGTGTGGCAGAGGGGGCAGCCCCAGGAACATCAGTGACCACCGTCTTTGCCCGAGACCCTGACACACAgcaacctcagaggctcag CTACTCCAAAGACTACGACCCTGAAGACTGGCTGCAGGTGGACAGAGACACTGGCCGGATCCAGACTCAGCGGGTGCTCAGTCCAGAGTCCCCCTTCCTCAAGGATGGCTGGTACAGGGCCATCATCCTGGTCCAAGATGATG CCTCCCCACCCAGCACGGCCACGGGGACCCTGTCCATTGAAATCTTGGAGGTCAATGACCATGCCCCTGAACTGACCCTGAGGTCCGGCAGCCTGTGCAGCAAGCCAGACCAAGGATCTGGACTTCTCTTGAGCGCCACGGATGAAGACCTGCCCCCACATGGGGCCCCCTTCCACTTCCAGCTGAGCCCCAGAGTCCCAGAGCTGGCCCAGAACTGGAGCCTCAGCCGGATTAATG TGAGTCACGCGCGCCTGCGGCTGCGCCACCAAGTGCAGGAGGGTCTGCACCGCCTCAGCCTGCTGCTCGGGGACTCGGGGCAACCACCCCTGCAGCGCGAGCAGCCCCTGAACGTGACCGTCTGCCGCTGCGACCGAGACGGCGCCTGCCTGCCTGGGGCCGCCGCGCTGCGAGCAGGGGGCGCGGGGCTCAGTCTGGAAGCCCTGCTCATAGTACTGGCCAGCGGCCTGCTACTGATGC GACGCCTTCGACATGGAGCAGCTGCGCCACTCAGCCGAGCTCAGGGTCCGCCCAGGGCGGCCTCCACTGCGCCGAGATGCTCCATCAGGCCACGTGCGGCCCCAGCCTCCCCGAGCGCTGCCCACCAGCCCAGCTGA